Proteins encoded together in one Otariodibacter oris window:
- the ccmI gene encoding c-type cytochrome biogenesis protein CcmI: MDFFITIGIITLVICLIAFYPLFKNSIQTHSQKRNTLNKAFYFDRLKEVERETEEGVIDDPEQTTLELQQSLLDDIPEQPEQVLTSQKSLGKAWFFALLLCVGGISSAVYFNVGSWFTGTMLEKSYDKLGYFYERLKTEEEQPFTSEELNQFAIALRVELQKNPQDDKSWFMLGQIGMALENGQLALDSFTQAVRLAPQNLQYKESYARLLMFSADPTDKAKGEEIVKEIIRLDHTNTEALSLLAFSAFEREDYQMAVMTWEMMLKLLPENDDRRETIQRSIQSALSMQKGSGKLETSSE, encoded by the coding sequence ATGGATTTTTTTATTACTATTGGCATTATTACATTGGTTATTTGCTTAATTGCCTTCTATCCACTGTTTAAAAATTCGATTCAAACCCATAGTCAAAAACGCAATACATTAAATAAGGCATTTTATTTTGATCGCTTAAAAGAGGTTGAACGAGAAACAGAAGAAGGCGTGATCGATGATCCAGAACAAACCACGCTAGAATTACAACAAAGTTTATTGGACGATATTCCCGAACAACCTGAGCAAGTGCTCACTAGTCAAAAAAGCTTGGGAAAAGCTTGGTTTTTCGCTTTATTGCTTTGCGTAGGTGGCATTAGTTCTGCCGTCTATTTTAACGTTGGATCATGGTTTACTGGCACTATGTTAGAGAAAAGCTATGACAAGCTCGGCTATTTTTATGAACGTTTAAAAACAGAAGAAGAACAACCTTTTACCAGTGAAGAGTTAAATCAATTTGCTATCGCATTGCGGGTTGAATTACAAAAGAATCCTCAAGATGATAAATCGTGGTTCATGCTTGGTCAGATCGGTATGGCATTAGAAAATGGGCAACTTGCCTTAGACAGCTTTACGCAAGCGGTAAGATTAGCCCCACAAAATCTCCAATATAAAGAGAGTTATGCGAGGTTGTTAATGTTTTCTGCTGATCCCACAGACAAAGCAAAAGGGGAAGAAATAGTTAAAGAAATTATTCGTCTTGATCATACCAATACTGAAGCATTAAGTTTATTGGCCTTTTCTGCCTTTGAGCGAGAAGATTATCAAATGGCTGTAATGACGTGGGAGATGATGTTGAAATTACTCCCTGAAAATGATGACCGACGAGAAACAATTCAACGTAGTATTCAATCTGCTTTATCTATGCAGAAAGGCAGTGGAAAGTTAGAAACGTCATCTGAATAA
- a CDS encoding cytochrome c-type biogenesis protein, giving the protein MKLIKQIYFFSLLFISSFCLASIEVLEFDTPQQESDYLALIQELRCPQCQNNNIADSNATIATDMRNKALELLKQGKSKSDVVDYMVERYGNFVTYDPPLTLATIFLWLTPVLLLILGLGIILMGKRNRSQAVSSSSQNAKTLDQDRLNAILKDKE; this is encoded by the coding sequence ATGAAATTAATTAAACAGATCTACTTTTTTAGCTTACTTTTCATTTCTTCATTCTGCCTTGCCAGTATTGAAGTGTTGGAGTTTGATACTCCACAACAGGAATCTGATTATTTAGCACTGATTCAAGAATTGCGTTGTCCACAATGTCAGAATAATAATATTGCTGATTCTAATGCGACTATTGCCACTGATATGAGAAACAAAGCGTTAGAGCTATTAAAACAAGGTAAAAGTAAATCAGATGTGGTGGATTATATGGTTGAACGTTATGGCAATTTTGTGACTTATGATCCCCCTTTAACTCTAGCAACAATTTTCTTATGGTTAACTCCCGTATTATTACTTATTTTAGGACTCGGAATTATTCTTATGGGTAAACGAAATCGATCACAAGCGGTTAGTTCATCGTCCCAAAATGCAAAAACACTCGATCAAGATCGCCTCAATGCGATCTTGAAAGATAAGGAATAA
- a CDS encoding DsbE family thiol:disulfide interchange protein, which produces MKKKLLLPLIIFLGLIIAFVVQLQQNASGNDPKILESVLVGKTIPEFQLESLSNAQDVVNSDVVKTGSPRLLNVWATWCPTCFAEHQYLTQLEKEGVQIVGVDYKDEREKALKFLNTYGDPYQAIVYDPKGSLGLDLGVYGAPETFIIDGEGTIHYRHVGDVNAKVWNEVLKPIYDGLK; this is translated from the coding sequence ATGAAGAAAAAATTATTACTCCCACTCATTATCTTTCTCGGTTTGATTATCGCATTCGTTGTGCAGTTACAACAAAATGCATCGGGTAACGATCCAAAAATATTGGAATCTGTTTTAGTCGGTAAAACGATCCCTGAATTTCAACTGGAATCGTTAAGTAATGCACAAGATGTCGTCAATTCAGATGTCGTTAAAACAGGTTCGCCACGATTACTGAATGTCTGGGCAACTTGGTGTCCAACTTGTTTTGCAGAGCATCAATATCTTACTCAGCTTGAAAAGGAAGGCGTGCAAATTGTTGGTGTCGATTATAAAGACGAAAGAGAAAAGGCATTAAAATTCCTTAATACTTACGGCGATCCTTACCAAGCGATTGTTTACGATCCGAAAGGTTCTTTAGGGTTAGATTTAGGTGTGTACGGTGCACCAGAAACTTTTATCATTGATGGTGAAGGTACAATTCATTATCGCCACGTCGGCGATGTAAATGCAAAAGTATGGAATGAAGTACTTAAACCCATTTATGATGGGCTGAAATAA